In Colletotrichum higginsianum IMI 349063 chromosome 1, whole genome shotgun sequence, the DNA window CAGCCCATCACAACCAAAGTCCCAAACTAGATGCCGTCCATCAAACTCCACTCGCCAAGTCCATTCAGTGTCCACTGGATCGTTTCCTTCTCCGCCAACCTGGGAGAGTCCTGGTCGCTAAGAAAGAGAGTCTGGGTCCGGGACCGACTCCCTAAGCGAACAATTGGCTCCTCAATTCCGCTCACACAGAGCCCTCAGCCTCCTCCGCGGGGCCTCAGGGTCGTAGGTAGCCATGCTTCCAAGTTCGCGACAAGATACCCCCCTTGACAACTACTCAAACTAGCCGGCGGCTCCATTCTCGAATTGAGACCAACATTAGCCGTCGATGAAGCCACCGACGCTGCGGAAGTTGGCCAATCATGTCTTTGGCACCCTTGCCGTTTGTCGCCCGCTGATATGATGATATCAGTTGTCTCCATCAACTCCTGGTTCGTGGGCCGTGGAGTTCATTGATGACGGGGCGAGCTGCGAGGTCTCGGGCATCGGTTGGGGGCTGGGCTGGGTTGGTCCAGCGTCATGGACCAtcaaaaagagagagagaaaccCCGAAATGGCCGCTCCGCGACTTCCGGTCCTCGACAAAGCTCGGCATTTTCGTCCGGCCGGCAGGTCATTTGACCGCCCGATTAGCAGGGATCGGGACGGCCAGCGGGCGTTCTCGTCGCCATAAGCTCGCAGTCTTACAGGCCTCGATCCGATTAGTAAAACAGAGCCCACCAGCCCGGTCCAAGGTCAGCCGAATGACGTTCGGCACAGAGCACGCGCTGATTGGGGGGTTGCACCGACCCGAACAGCACCGTGCCATCTCCCCGATGGAGTCGGActgaaagagagaaaaaacACTCAATGTCTGGCTGGCGAATCCGCAGCTTCACGCAGGTGGCCGTTTGCATTCCCCCATTCGGGATGCTGGCGATCTGGGACACGAACATGGACAACATTGTCCATATGGATGTTTGTGTCTTGACTCGTCACCCGGCTTGCGTCGTTTGACGCTTGGCGCTTTGCTCCGACAGAACTGACGGCACTAGATTGCGCCGTCGCGCACACCACATTACGACTCACCACCCGCTAGGATTCGTACTTTGCTGTGACTATTTCGCGCTGCACGGGACTTTGGCGCAAGGAACATCGCATGATGGATGCACCTATGCTCGCAGGAACACACTCAAATGACTTCGTCAACCAATTACGAATGCTCACCACCTCCCAAGCACCCGTagtgtactctgtacactAGGTACTGTCATCACAATGTCAACCCTCCAtgtccccccctctctctctctctctctgtcgcTTTCTGTCGCTCTCTCCACACGTAGGGCTGACGTGTTGTAGGCACTCCAGCGAGTTCGACTCGGGTTAATCAAGCTTAATTGCCGATAGACTGAGGAAGCACGAAACTCAAAAAGCAAGCTAGCTTTTTGACTCAGAGTCGGTGCTCGGCCACTGTCCGTCTGCCGACTAGATGGCGTCCCAGCTACCTCAACTTGGCCTCTTCGTCACCACTCCTCTGTTCCCCGAATCTCGTCCCCCGTATTCCGAGGCCTAAGGAGTCATGGCGCCGCAGAAAATAGGACGCAGAACGCAGGACGCAACCTTTACTGCAGTCCCATTGGTTCAGGAAGCCCATCTTGGATGACACGTACTCAACCACGAATCAGCGATCCCTTggctgtctgtctgcccAGTCAGCCCTATGGATCCCACTTCTCACCAATCAACTCAACGGGAATTGGGCAGCCTATCACCAAGCTCCGCTCCGCCGATCTCTTGCAAGTtgcggccgcctcgtcccaGACATTCAACCGCGTCGCCGCAAGGCATCAGCATTTCCGTCTCTTTGTCGGACAAATGCGACACGTACACTGGGTTCCTAGAACAGACACAAGACGCGGCACACCCACCTCACACACGCCTTTTGCGGACGACATTCGTCCCACCTGACACAGGAGCAACAAGAGCTTGGCAAACGCAACCTGTCTTCAATTGGGTCGAAACAGAGGCCACGAATCTGCATCGTCACGGCACTAATATCGTCGTGTCAAGGAGCCAAAGTTGGCGGCATCGGTGTTTCCCCTTCTGCCCTGAGCTTGTTTCTCTCGGCTTGGCCCTTTGGGAATCGCGTCGTTCCCAACCCATGCACGTCAGATTCCCCaagagccccccccccccgttaAACCCAAACTTCTGTATGGGTTGGCGGCACCCCTTGGACATGGTTAAGTTCCTTTGGGGGCGAACTAGGTCCGACAGGGATTCATGGATCGAATGTACATGTCTCTATCTATCTATGGTATTGCTCGACGCACTCCTCTGACTGTCGGCGTTGGGGTCGTCCCCCTTCAGCCACGGCCGGCTGCATCCTGACTATCGCAGCTGGATGGGGGCCATTTGCCACAtctcctcaacctcgtcaaACAACTCGTCCAATGACATCTCCGTAATGTAATCCAAGCACACGGCCTGATGATTCCTGCTGGTTCGCTCCTCCGTAACGACGCTCAGTTGCGGACTCCTCCTCACTCTGGCAGTGCTGCGGCCGAGGGGCTTCGCCGTCCTTGTCTTATTCTGGTTCTCCTTGGTCTTTGAGGTTTGCAGGGGCCGAGAGACGAGGTGCACAGTCGAATCTTCGGGCCCGCCGAGCTCATCGAATGCGCATCCCTCGGGATCTGACGTAGAAGAACCACTTGGCCCTTGATCCTGGCTCTTGTGTACATCACGATGCGCTGGCTCTTGCTGCGCATATTTGTGCTGTTGCTCCCGAAGTTGGGtatcctgctgctgccggcggAGCCGTTCCTGCCGCACAACCTCCTCGTACCGAGCGTTTACCCAAAGCGGCGGCCGGTTCCGAGAAGCTTCGGGCGTCGCATCGCCACGGCCGGCCACCGTCGGTACCACGCCATCGCGCCGgctcctcgacgatgcggaGCGTTCCCGATGCGGACTCCCTTGTGGTTCTGTGACACCGTAAGCAGCATGAAACCCCGGGCGTTCTTGGACGGGCAAGTGCCCGTTGCCGACGAAGCCTTGCCGCTTAGAGGCGGTCGGGGTGGTCTCCTCCGGCCGCTGCGGCGAGTTGACGCCCAAGTCGCTAAGCATTGCTGCGTCAGCTTTCTTCTTGAGACACTGGGGACACTTGCCGTTGAGGGGATCGAGGATGGGCTTGAGGCGGCATTTCTCCTTGCTCGGGGACGTGCAGGTGAGGGAGAAGCAGGGGCAGATGAGGGCCAGCCAGGAGCTTTTCttgtgctgctgctcttgCCGCTGCTCCTCTTGGTATGACTGATACTGGCTCATGGACGTCGCCGGGTAGCCGTATCGCCTCTGGCTCTTCTTCTGGTCGTCGCAGGCGATTTCTTGGACCTCGCTGTGCCGACAGCCCGTGTAGATGGTCTGCTTTCTCCAGCACATCTTTGCTCACGGTCAGACTTTGTTAGTTTTTCTCTTGACTCTGCTCGAGTTTGTTTATGGTTGCAAAAGTAGGAAGAGTAGGTCACGGCTGTGTTTGTTTCGTTTGACTGACTTTGTTGGAGACGCCCTGGTGACTgcgaagacgaggttgagTATTATAGCGCGTATGAGAAACCTCGCCGGGACGGGTGAACGATACCTTGTGTCCCGGATCTCGTACTCTGTTCGGCGATCTCTGGGAGAGGGACGACATCGACAATGCAGTTTGTTCTGCAGAAGCATCGGAGGTGGTGTACGACCGCATTGTTCAGCCCTGCGTCTTCCCCTTATGGCTCTCAGCGAACAGCAAGCGCGTATTACGGAACACCCTAAATGGATGCAGCTGGTAAAGTCCTGAGGGGGATCGAGTTCGTTTCTAACAGGTTCGACTGTCTGTCAGACGCTCTACGCTGTTCGCCGGGCGAAGGATCGAAGCTCCAAAGCGGTGTTGCGATGAGTTATCGACGGGGAACGACGATGAGCAGGTGTCACAATATCAGGCTCCCTTCGCCTCTCCGTGTCAAAGAGgctgctcgtcgacgcccgggCGTTTTATTTGCGGAGCCTACATCCCTTGGGGGCTGAGTACGACAACAAGCCGGCCAAAATATTTCCCCCGGACCTCAGAACATCAGCAGAACATGCGTTTCGTCACTCTTTCAGGGCCAATGGAGAATATGGCAAAGAGAACAAAACAGTATCTCATAATGTCGTTTTGGACGTGTTTCAAACCCATAGCCTGCGTGGGTCTAGGTGTCTGGTCGAAGATGCTTTCTCGGGCAAGGGGAAGCGGCCAGATCCCACGACAGCCCGTGTCCCTTTCAGGCCACAAACTCAGGCTTCCTTTGCTTCGTGAGCAAGGGGCGGGTCATCGCCCTGGTTCCTCAAGAGGTGCTTGTCTTGAGGCTTGGAACAAGGGAAGGACATACATAGAAACTCTAGTCTTTGAGCGTGTATGAATCAAAAGAAGTCTGGCTGCCCTCTCCCAAGTGACTGTCGACTCGGATTTTCTCCTTGACTCCTCTGGCCTCTCTTCCTATTCCTACTCTTGTCATAAAAAACAAACGACATACAATCACCCAAGCAAAGAATGGGTCTCTCATGGCCATCCCTGGGACGTTGGACGTCCCGCCGAACCCAGGCGCCCGAACACTCGCTCGAACCGCTCCGGCTCACGCCTGTCGGCCGCGCCACGAAAACGACGCTGTGCTACTCCCCCAGCGACGGTCACCAGTCGTCTCTCTCGTCCCATTCCACGCCCTACGACGAGGCGttcccgtcgtcatcgtctaCCCCGTCCACGGATGAGCACCAccgccatcatcttcatcatcgtcaagaACAACAAGAGTGCCCGACCAGCTCGTTCAAAGTCCAGACCCACGGTGTCGAGGAGACCGAAGCAATACTCCGAGGTGAGTCCTcccgcgccctcgtcgcgctGCGCCAGCGGCAGGAGGAGGCTGAACGTCGTCTGAGAAGCGAGGGGAGCGAAGCGAATTCGAACTTCTGGGAGAGGGCCGTTTCCGTTGCTCGGAGGcggggggaagagaagacgGCTGCgctggagcagcagcagcagcagcagcagtggtggcggcggcagaagGAGCGGCGCCACGGTGACGAAGACGGTCGATATCACCACGACCGCCGCGGACGGTACACCGACGTGGAACCGGGAGAGGGGTGTGGCGGGGCGAAAGAGGTAAATCCTTTGGGGCACTGGGAGGAATTGCGGGCGCTTGACGGGAACGCGGGCGGTGCTGATGCAGAGCGTAGGTCGAGTATGTGGCGGGAGAGCCTGGCGAGAACGGAAAAAGTGCCTCGCCTGCCGAGCCTGCTCTTCCCTGAATTTGGGAAGATGGTTGCCGAAGTCGGGATCCCCTCGACGCACGGGGGGAGTGATGCTTCCCCTGTTCACGGACACCACGGGGATGGCACAGGGACGGCCACCTCCTTGGACGAGAGTCCGAAGTCGATGAATAGGCTCCTGGAGTGCCCATACGACTCTGCTGAAGTGATAGTTGGAGGTGGCCAAGTGAGTGCCGAGCAATCGATGCGGGACGATGGGTTGGACATGCACCGTCCCGCGACGGAGGATTTCGAAGGCTGGCAGATGAACGAGGAGAACAAGTCTCCCCACGGACCGACGGGCTATGACATCCTTCGTCCTGCCACTGGGCTAGGTTGGTACGATGGCGACGAGTGGTCGCTTCGTTCCACCATCGACCACTTCTCTGCAGAACCAGACGGACACTGGACAGACGAAAGGTCAATACGGACGATCACGGTCAAAACCCAGCACTTCCCTGTTCGAAAGGACTCCTTGCATTATAGTTCGCCCATTGACCACGAGTTCTCTTCTACAGTCTCCTCAACGGAAATAGAAGACAACACACTCACGGAAGAAGACGTCTCGGCCGGGCCGAGCCCCTCGATGAgcaccatcatcaacaactcGAGCGCCTTCCTCCAGTCCAGCacggaagacgacgacgacgacgacgactggcTGGGACCGAGACGTAAGATACAAAGCCCCGTCTCATACAACCACGTAGAATACCGCTCCTCCGCCAACGATGggccctcctccagctcgcTTTCTCACAGTCCCAACTTCGCCtccccggcgtcgtcgggtttctcccctctctcctgCGAGGAGGAACAAGAcatcgacgacctcctcgacatctacgccgccaccgcctcctcagACCCAATCCCCTCCGTCCCTTCGACCCACGAAAacgacgtcctcctcctcctcctccccccttggCTCCCCTACCACccatccgccgccgcgcctctcgccaccatcgcccgcggcctctccctccctcccacgACCCCCTTCGACGTCCTCCAGGACCACCTCGCCCGCAACGCAAACATCCTCCGCTACCTCGTCCTCCACTgcatcccctccccctccaccaACCCCGTCGAACAGGCcaacgacctcgtcgagccgATCCTCCCGCCCCCGCTGGCAGCGCACCCGTCCTTCGCCGAGAACTACCCCCAGcacccgcgccgccgcgaaTACACCCGCCTCCTGCAGGCCGTCCGCTCCGTACGCTggtccgccggcgccatcgtcgacatgctcgccgtcgtcgacttcCCACAGACGGCCCCGCTGCCGTCGTTTTCGTCCCCGGGCCGCAGCCTTCgcccctcgacggcgctgccCATGTTCCGCAAGCTGCgcaccgccgacgcccagaGGAAGGGCTGCCTCACCTCCGCCCAGCTGCACAGCCTGCACCGCCACGGCGTGTCGCTGCTCGACGTGCTGCAGATGAACGACGTGCCCAAGGTGGTCACGCGCGGGCTGGGCGGCCGGCtcatcgaggcggccgagagcagCGCACTGTGCATCGCGAGGGATTGTaacctgctcgacgaggagggcgcgCTTCTGGATCTGCTGGCGGACCCGGACGAGCCGCCCCTGAAGAGCCCGGGATGCGAGAGGAGGGTAGCGGTCGGGAAGGGGAGCGGGTTGAGGAACTGTGTGGACGTGAACGGggatgatgaggacgacgagatggatGGTAACGAGATCAGAGGGCACGATAGGGAATCGGTTGCCCGTGATagcgaggccgccgagcacgccattgacgacgacgcgccgTACATCGTAAGCCCCCTATCCCCCGAGGCGACCACCAATGATCACGGCTGGGACCACCAGCAAGGCGACGTGTCGCCGCTGGCGGCGTCCCATCGCACGCAGGACCTCGAGGCTCTGCTCCATCATGTCCGTCCTCTGTCTTCGACACGAGACGGTCaagccggcgaggatgagaagGCCGCTCCAACGAGCCCCTGGATACAACATTCCTACGAGCTCggagcagcggcggcggcgtcggcggtcgtcgacggggacGCGCTCGAGGACCCGGCGGTGCGGGTGTTCATGCAGGACATGGggttcggcgtcgacgacttcCGGCTCGCGCTGGGGGACAGGACGAGCTGGGGCGTAGACCTCGGGGGCATGTTGAGCGAATAGATTCTTGgtttttatttattttatttttccTCTTTTCGTTTTTTCCTTTGTATTCTTCCAAgttggttttttttctcgGAAGGCGTGGGCGTGGCATGGATAGAAGGGGGGTAAACGAAGGTGGGAGGGGGCAACGTGTATCAACAAACGCTACATTGTAATCCAAGGTTAACGTTTTCCATCTCAACTTTTACACCTATACACACATCtagagaagaagacggtaTCTCTCATCTGGTCTCGTCACACGTGCGCCCACCCGTTGTACACGAGGACCTGGCCCTCGTTGATCAGACAGTCGACCCCTCTCTcccgcctcccctccccctctgcCTCCCATTCCCTTATCCTCCTCTTGACGACCCactccttgacggcgtcgctCGTGAGCCACCGCCTAATACCGGCCTCCCAGCCTCCGACGATGATCCTCCAGACCGAGAGCCAGCTGTCGCGCTCCGGGTGCGTCGCCGCGTACGCCTCGGGCGAGTACCCGACCCGCACCCTCGGGTTCAGGTACACCCCGAGGCTCTCCGACAGCGGGTTGTCGACGTGGATCAGGCAGCACTCGCTCGCCTCGAGgtgcttctcctcggccagcgaGTCCGGCACGGCGCGGAACGCCAACCTTCCCCGGCCGCCCTTCTCCCGGGACGCCGCCAGGAACGGCGCGGCGGGCATCGCCACGATGCCGTTCCAGCAGCTCCGCACAGGCACGGCGTCCGAGTAGGCCGTCATCGCCTCCCGGCTCCGCCGCGACCGGAAATACGGCCACGTTTGCATCAGGTGCGCCTGCCCATCCGAGTCCCGCAGCGCGAACGTGTCGTAGTAGGACGGCGGGTGCGAGAAGTCAAGCGAGCACGCCGCAGCGTAGAGGCCGTTGTTGGtgtcgagcagggcgaggacgtcTTCGGTCTGCGTGCGATGATGCGTCAGTCCGTGTGTCCCTACTTCACTGCTTCTTCCATAGTCATGACCACCACCTAGACGAGAGAGACACAGAAAGGAGAGAGGCCTACCGTAAACACCACATCGTTGAGGAATATCACCTTGTCAAAaacctcgccctcctccccccgcGCCCATAGGTCCTTTAGCGTTAGGTTCCTCAACCTCGCTAGGAAGGGGATCCGTCTCATCTCCCTCCGGCCCCTCGCCGTCCGGATCCagccctccctctcctcacTATCGGCGGGCAccgcctcgacctcctcgaggtGCGACCTATCGTCTAGCACGACGTTCCGCCGCACCCCTCtcctctcgagctcctcgtcgagcgccCGCAGCGCCGCCTTGCTGTCGTCCCAGCTCCCGCTCTCGTACACGCTCACGAACACGTTGTCCCGCCCCAGCGCATCGACAAGCGCCAGCACCGCGCCCGCCCAGTGTTCCCGGATCAGCGCCGCGTCGTTGTAGTGCATGCCGGCGATGTACACCCGCTCGGTGCGCCGCAGCCGGGTCGGGTCGTGCCGCGGCGCCCCCGTCACGATGCGCTGCACGcgcagggcgtcgaggaaggTGTACACGGCGAAGACAAGGACGAGGTTGCGGAGACCGCGCGAGCGGAGAAGGCGTCGCGCGCTGAGGCGCAGGCCGTTGAGGAGGCCCATTAGAAAGGGCGAAAGAGAGGGGGTGGTGATTTCGTGGGTGATCTCGAGCTCGCTCCGCGGACTCGGAAGACAGAGTCGGTTGAGTAATGGCGGTGACTGATCAGCCGTGACGGTAGGTATACACGAACAAACTCAACAAACGAGCCTTTCTGCAGCGAGCGCCATTGAAGAAGTCAGGAATGTGCCAGTCGGGCATGTCATCGCCCGTTAACCGACCTCACCTCACTCTCTCTTGTACAGGCCAAGACAAGCAAAAGCTGCCAACGAGACCCGTTTGCCGTTAGCTGTCCCAGAAATACGATTACATCGGTCTCGGCAGCGGGACAGGGGTTTGCACCTGGACTCCTAGAGGCTGGAGAGGCCCCCGACCTGGGCCCCCCatacctaccttacctttCTAGGCAGCCATCAAGGGAACCGGTGTCGTTGGAAGATGGGGCGAACAGGGTCCATTTTAGGGGCACAGCTACTGGCTGCTTCAAGCTACAGGGcacatccctcccccccctttggaCACAACGCCCGACTGACACGAGTGATACATAACTATGTGACACTACGGATACATGGTTGGAGCCGCAATGTCATTTCATGACTTTTGGTCCAATGTTTGTCGTTCGTTCTAGAACACGCAGTTGGCACGTCGTCACTATCCTTCAATCATAATGTTGCGAACAGGGCACCGTGGTTTTCGGTACTTTTTTCTTATCACTGACTCAAGAAAACTACTTGTACACTCCAGGACGCCCCCTTTCGTTTGTCGTCTCGGCTTACAATCGCAAGCTGAACCCTCCCTCGTCCTTCCTCGGGCTCCTTGGTTACTGTATTTCCCTTGACCCTGTTTTTACTGCAGGTAGAGCTGGACGTCACGACAAGGGTTGGTCCGACTTTTCAACGGAGACATCATATAATCACCGTGGCAATTCCGCGCGGGTCTTGATTGACGGGTTGCGGCCTTTGCTTATTTGGCAAAGTGCAGATCGTAGCCGAGCCACTTGCGACGGACAACTTCATCAACACTCAGACCGGGGTAGCCGTACGTCAGCGGCAGGAAGAAGTACCAGCCGGCGAGAGCAATAAGCAGGATGACGCCGCAAGCAATCCACGCCCCGACGAGACTCTGGCCGGCGAACCGCTCGCGCGCCGAAATGTGCCTCTTGGGCCCGTCGGCCTTCTTGTTGCCCTTGATGGCCTGGTATCCCTCCTCGGGCGCCGGCTCGGCCGTGAAGATGAACTCCAACAGCGCACCGGCAACCAGACAAGAAGCGAGGTGAGCCGGCAGGTAGTGGTGCAGGAACAGTTGGCGGCCCATCAAGTAAAAGGGGAAATAGTGAGTTGCCCAggccaggaagaagaagccggtcGAGTTGTACAGCCGCGAACGGGTGCCTGTGGGACATAGTTAGCATTCGCTTTCCGATTTGCGGGATACGCATGGAACTTACGGTGGTCAAGAGCGTCAATGCCCCGTCTAAGTGACACCTGGTCCGCGCCGATGATACCGGCAAAGACAGCCAACAGACTGCTTGCGAGCCACCATCCGATAGGGTTTCCGAGGAAGTAGATCTGCTGACGCGTATCGTTCTGCGTCCAGAAGCTGACGCCGCGGAGCAGGAATGGCCACTGGTAAGGGTGGCTGGCATACGGGTGGCTGCTGGTCAGCTGGTTGTTGTGCCAGAACATGGACCGCTGCAGCTCAAACCACTTGCGGAAAAAGGACAACGTCTTGACTTCCTTCTCGGGCTTCTCGCGTCTCTTGGAATCCAACGGAACCGAGGggaggtcctcgacgaaCCAGATGTTCGAGCTCGGTGCCAACTGCTTGTTGCCATTGATCTCCTGCTGCTTGTGTCCCCACTCGGGAAGAGGAGTTGTATGGGTCCACATGGCAACCTTGCTGGGGTTGTGGATGAGCTTGAAGTGGCTTGAAATGCTCCTGAACTCCTGGCCCGGCTTTCCGTTCTCGACTCGAATCTCGAAAAGTGTATCATTCAGACGGTCGCCGTACGCATCAGTCAAAGGAACCGTCGTGAACTCCTGGTTCGTGGGGTAGTACGGCGAGGCCACGTCGTGAGACAACAGCATCGTGTCAGTGCCCAGGTGCCTGAGACGAACGACGTCCTGGTTCCGGACGGGCTTGCCAGCCTTTTGGT includes these proteins:
- a CDS encoding Polysaccharide export protein, translating into MGLLNGLRLSARRLLRSRGLRNLVLVFAVYTFLDALRVQRIVTGAPRHDPTRLRRTERVYIAGMHYNDAALIREHWAGAVLALVDALGRDNVFVSVYESGSWDDSKAALRALDEELERRGVRRNVVLDDRSHLEEVEAVPADSEEREGWIRTARGRREMRRIPFLARLRNLTLKDLWARGEEGEVFDKVIFLNDVVFTTEDVLALLDTNNGLYAAACSLDFSHPPSYYDTFALRDSDGQAHLMQTWPYFRSRRSREAMTAYSDAVPVRSCWNGIVAMPAAPFLAASREKGGRGRLAFRAVPDSLAEEKHLEASECCLIHVDNPLSESLGVYLNPRVRVGYSPEAYAATHPERDSWLSVWRIIVGGWEAGIRRWLTSDAVKEWVVKRRIREWEAEGEGRRERGVDCLINEGQVLVYNGWAHV